The proteins below are encoded in one region of Candidatus Methylomirabilota bacterium:
- a CDS encoding SDR family NAD(P)-dependent oxidoreductase: MKAAVVGATRGMGRALARLMAERGDALVLLGRDAAELEVSARDLLVRGARGVVATARLDLAEPAGFAAALDAADRALAAFDTLVVTAGDFAPQESLERDPARLGRLLDVNFTATAVLCQQAAERLAGRGGGTVCAFSSVAGDRARQSNYLYGASKAGLSAFLEGLHLAYADRGVRVVCVRPGFVKTAMTAGLPVPPFAGEPDAVARVVLRAIDHGTPVVYVPPIWRWVMLAIRLLPHAVMRRVRF; this comes from the coding sequence GTGAAGGCCGCCGTGGTCGGCGCCACGCGAGGCATGGGCCGCGCGCTGGCCCGGCTCATGGCCGAGCGCGGCGACGCGCTGGTCCTTCTCGGGCGAGACGCGGCCGAGCTCGAAGTCTCGGCCCGCGACCTCCTCGTCCGAGGCGCCCGCGGCGTTGTCGCGACAGCGCGCCTGGACCTGGCCGAGCCCGCGGGGTTCGCCGCGGCGCTCGACGCGGCCGACCGGGCCCTGGCGGCCTTCGACACGCTCGTGGTGACGGCGGGCGACTTCGCCCCTCAGGAGTCGCTCGAGCGCGATCCGGCGCGGCTCGGGCGCCTGCTGGACGTCAACTTCACGGCGACGGCGGTCTTGTGCCAACAGGCGGCGGAGCGCCTGGCCGGGCGCGGCGGGGGCACGGTCTGCGCCTTCAGCTCGGTCGCCGGCGACCGCGCCCGGCAGAGCAACTACCTCTACGGCGCGTCCAAGGCGGGGCTGTCGGCCTTCCTCGAGGGGCTCCACCTGGCGTATGCCGACCGCGGCGTGCGCGTCGTCTGCGTGCGGCCGGGCTTCGTCAAGACGGCGATGACGGCGGGGCTGCCCGTGCCGCCGTTCGCGGGCGAGCCGGACGCCGTGGCGCGGGTCGTGCTGCGCGCGATCGACCACGGGACGCCGGTCGTCTACGTCCCACCCATCTGGCGCTGGGTAATGCTCGCCATCCGCCTCCTCCCCCACGCCGTGATGCGCCGCGTGCGGTTCTAG
- a CDS encoding FAD-binding oxidoreductase — protein sequence MAELKSAELKSAGLSLEPVAGWGRHPVERGAVARPERLQLPPDGRPVLPRGLGRSYGDAAVPAAPGALILETARADRVVAFDRERGTLTCEAGLSLAEILRVFLPRGWFPPVTPGTKFVTVGGCVACDVHGKNHHRDGSFGHFVDRLVLQVADGSVVECGPARERELFLATIGGMGLTGLITEVTLRLQPVESAWMVVETEPVPGLGAMLDGLWDAGKDWPYTVGWIDCLARGAALGRGILMRGRHASQAEAPAGPPPEPRRLAVPFDAPEWLLSPVLMRGFNAAYYWKHAWWKHAWWKHAWWSHARRTPARRTRGAARPVPYHGFFYPLDAIGDWNRLYGRRGFLQYQCVVPRAAGAPAVAELLERVVEAGTASFLAVIKDCGPESDAYLSFPLEGTTLALDLPYRGARTEALVHELNATVIAAGGRVYLAKDAVTRPEDFALMVPRLAEWRKVRDRWDPEHRFRSAQSVRVLGDTP from the coding sequence ATGGCCGAGTTAAAGTCGGCCGAATTAAAGTCGGCCGGGCTGAGTCTCGAGCCGGTCGCGGGCTGGGGACGCCACCCCGTCGAGCGGGGAGCCGTCGCGCGGCCTGAACGGCTCCAGCTGCCGCCGGACGGCCGCCCCGTCCTGCCGCGCGGGCTCGGCCGATCCTACGGCGACGCGGCCGTGCCGGCCGCGCCCGGCGCGCTCATCCTCGAGACGGCGCGGGCCGACCGCGTGGTGGCCTTCGACCGCGAGCGGGGCACGCTCACCTGCGAGGCGGGGCTCTCGCTTGCCGAGATCCTGCGCGTCTTCCTACCGCGCGGCTGGTTTCCGCCGGTGACGCCGGGGACGAAGTTCGTCACCGTCGGCGGCTGCGTCGCCTGCGACGTGCATGGCAAGAATCATCACCGCGACGGCTCCTTCGGACATTTCGTCGATCGCCTGGTGCTCCAGGTCGCCGACGGCAGCGTGGTCGAGTGCGGCCCCGCGCGCGAGCGGGAGCTGTTCCTCGCCACAATCGGCGGGATGGGGCTGACCGGGCTCATCACCGAGGTGACGCTCCGCCTCCAGCCGGTGGAGAGCGCGTGGATGGTCGTGGAGACCGAGCCCGTGCCGGGGCTTGGGGCGATGCTCGACGGCCTTTGGGATGCCGGCAAGGACTGGCCGTACACCGTCGGCTGGATCGACTGCCTCGCGCGGGGCGCCGCGCTGGGGCGGGGGATCCTGATGCGCGGTCGCCACGCCTCCCAGGCCGAGGCGCCCGCCGGGCCGCCGCCCGAGCCGCGCCGGCTCGCCGTGCCGTTCGACGCTCCCGAGTGGCTGCTGAGCCCGGTCCTCATGCGCGGCTTCAACGCCGCGTACTACTGGAAACACGCGTGGTGGAAACACGCGTGGTGGAAACACGCTTGGTGGAGCCACGCGCGCCGGACCCCCGCGCGGCGTACCCGCGGCGCGGCGCGGCCCGTGCCCTACCACGGCTTTTTCTACCCGCTCGATGCGATCGGCGACTGGAACCGCCTGTATGGCCGGCGCGGCTTCCTCCAGTACCAGTGCGTGGTGCCGCGCGCCGCCGGCGCGCCGGCCGTCGCCGAGCTGCTCGAGCGGGTCGTTGAGGCGGGAACAGCTTCCTTTCTCGCGGTCATCAAGGACTGCGGGCCTGAGTCCGACGCCTACCTGTCCTTTCCTCTCGAGGGCACGACGTTGGCGCTCGACCTTCCCTATCGGGGGGCGCGCACCGAGGCCCTGGTCCACGAGCTGAACGCGACGGTGATCGCCGCGGGAGGCCGGGTCTACCTCGCCAAGGACGCCGTCACCCGCCCGGAGGACTTCGCGCTCATGGTGCCGCGCCTGGCCGAGTGGCGGAAGGTGCGCGATCGCTGGGATCCGGAGCACCGCTTCCGCTCGGCCCAGTCGGTGCGCGTGCTGGGAGATACGCCGTGA
- a CDS encoding decaprenyl-phosphate phosphoribosyltransferase, with protein MRLTLALLASLRPRQWVKNLFVFAGVIFSQQLLTPRVWPALAAFAIFCGLSGAIYLFNDVADVDKDRLHESKRRRPIASGALPIGAAIGFGVLLLAGCLAAAFRLSPAFGLVALFYGVLLTAYSLWLKHLVILDVLTVAVGFVLRAVAGAVAVDVEISGWLLICTILIALFLALGKRRHEYRSLTGNAAAHRPILAEYSEGFLDQMISVVTASTVTTYALYTMSPETVAKFHTRLLPLTLPFVLYGIFRYLYLLYRRDLGGNPSDLLVTDRGLLLDAFLWIVTTLAIIYGPRWPS; from the coding sequence GTGCGCCTGACCCTGGCCCTCCTCGCCTCGCTCCGCCCGCGCCAGTGGGTCAAGAACCTCTTCGTCTTCGCCGGCGTCATCTTCTCCCAGCAGCTCCTTACCCCGCGGGTCTGGCCGGCTCTCGCCGCCTTCGCCATTTTCTGCGGCCTCAGCGGGGCCATCTACCTCTTCAACGACGTCGCGGACGTGGACAAGGACCGCCTGCACGAGTCCAAGCGCCGGCGCCCGATCGCGTCCGGCGCGCTGCCGATCGGCGCGGCGATCGGCTTCGGCGTCCTGCTGCTTGCCGGGTGTCTGGCCGCCGCATTCAGGTTGTCGCCGGCCTTCGGGCTCGTGGCGCTCTTCTACGGCGTGCTCCTCACGGCCTATTCCTTATGGCTCAAGCACCTCGTCATCCTCGACGTGCTGACGGTGGCCGTGGGTTTCGTGCTGCGCGCCGTGGCGGGCGCCGTGGCCGTGGACGTCGAAATCTCAGGATGGCTGCTCATCTGCACCATCCTGATCGCGCTCTTCCTGGCCCTCGGGAAGCGCCGGCACGAGTACCGTTCGCTGACCGGCAATGCCGCCGCCCACCGGCCCATCCTGGCCGAGTACAGCGAGGGCTTTCTCGACCAGATGATCTCGGTCGTCACGGCCTCGACGGTGACCACCTACGCGCTCTACACCATGTCGCCGGAGACCGTGGCCAAGTTCCATACCCGCCTCTTGCCGCTGACCCTGCCCTTCGTGCTCTACGGCATCTTCCGCTACCTCTACCTCCTGTACCGCCGCGACCTGGGGGGCAACCCGTCGGACCTCCTGGTCACCGACCGGGGGCTCTTGCTGGACGCCTTCCTGTGGATAGTCACGACGCTCGCCATCATCTACGGCCCCCGATGGCCGAGTTAA
- a CDS encoding nucleotide sugar dehydrogenase: MTAVSAGGGVRADLMQRLERRDVTVGVVGLGYVGLPLAVAFAKAGMRVIGVDADAGRVSLIGRGQSPIEDVPSDELAPLVRTGRLTVAGSVGGLVPADAIIICVPTPLGKSKEPDISHIVAAADEVAKILRPGQLVVLESTTYPGTTEEVLLPRFTASGLAVGEQFFLAFSPERIDPGNRTYGLSNIPKIVGGVTPACRQLACALYGQIVERVVAVSSPQTAEMVKLFENIFRSVNIALVNELAIMCRRLGLSVWEIIDAAATKPFGFMPFYPGPGIGGHCLPSDPYYLSWRARMMGYEARFIAFADEINGGMPAYTVQLATDALNDQGKPVKGSRVLALGVAYKPGVGDVRDSPAVEIIDALLLRGARVDYADPHVPALTVGSRRLAGVDWATADLASYDLVAVLTAHREFDPARLCREARLVLDTRNLTGALGAQPHVIRL, encoded by the coding sequence GTGACGGCGGTGTCAGCAGGCGGCGGTGTCAGGGCGGATCTCATGCAGCGGCTCGAGCGTCGCGACGTGACGGTCGGCGTGGTCGGGCTCGGCTACGTCGGGCTTCCACTTGCCGTGGCCTTCGCCAAGGCCGGCATGCGCGTGATCGGGGTGGACGCGGATGCGGGGCGGGTTTCGCTCATCGGGCGCGGCCAGAGCCCGATCGAGGACGTGCCGAGCGACGAGCTCGCGCCGCTCGTCAGGACCGGGCGGCTGACGGTCGCCGGCAGCGTGGGAGGGCTCGTCCCCGCCGACGCGATCATCATCTGCGTGCCGACGCCCTTGGGCAAGTCCAAGGAGCCGGACATCTCGCACATCGTGGCGGCGGCCGACGAGGTCGCCAAGATCCTCCGTCCCGGCCAGCTCGTGGTCCTCGAGTCGACGACCTACCCGGGCACGACGGAGGAGGTGCTGCTGCCCCGCTTCACCGCCTCCGGGCTCGCCGTCGGGGAGCAGTTCTTCCTCGCCTTCTCGCCGGAGCGCATCGATCCGGGCAACCGTACGTACGGCCTCTCCAACATCCCCAAGATCGTGGGCGGCGTGACGCCCGCCTGCCGGCAGCTCGCCTGCGCGCTCTACGGCCAGATCGTCGAGCGCGTGGTGGCGGTCTCGTCCCCGCAGACGGCCGAGATGGTCAAGCTCTTCGAGAACATCTTCCGCAGCGTCAACATCGCCCTCGTCAACGAGCTCGCCATCATGTGCCGGCGCCTGGGGCTGTCAGTCTGGGAGATCATTGACGCGGCCGCGACCAAGCCCTTCGGCTTCATGCCGTTCTACCCGGGGCCCGGCATCGGCGGCCACTGCCTGCCGAGCGACCCCTACTACCTGTCGTGGCGCGCGCGCATGATGGGCTACGAGGCGCGCTTCATCGCCTTCGCGGACGAGATCAACGGCGGCATGCCCGCCTACACCGTGCAGCTGGCGACCGACGCCCTCAATGACCAGGGCAAGCCCGTGAAGGGCTCGCGCGTCTTGGCACTGGGAGTCGCGTACAAACCCGGGGTGGGGGACGTGCGGGACTCGCCCGCCGTGGAGATCATCGACGCGCTCCTGCTGCGCGGCGCGCGCGTGGACTACGCCGATCCCCACGTGCCGGCGCTCACGGTAGGCAGCCGGCGGCTCGCCGGCGTGGACTGGGCGACCGCCGACCTCGCGTCCTACGACCTGGTGGCGGTGCTCACGGCCCACCGCGAGTTCGACCCGGCGCGGCTCTGCCGCGAGGCGCGCCTCGTCCTCGACACACGCAACCTGACCGGAGCGTTGGGTGCCCAGCCGCATGTGATCCGGTTGTAG
- a CDS encoding DegT/DnrJ/EryC1/StrS family aminotransferase, producing the protein MAAAERVLASCRFILGPEVAALEAELAALCGTRHGIGVNSGTDALVLALKAVGVKPGDEVITSSFSFVASASAVLMVDARPVFVDIDPVTYNLDPALVARAVTPRTRAIVAVDLYGQPAAMDAITDIARARGLAVIEDAAQAVGASYAGRPAGAWGDVACLSFYPTKNLGACGDGGMVLTARDDVAQTVRRLRDHGSPRKYEHVELGYSSRLDELQAAFLRVKLRHLPAWNDRRREIAARYRELLQGTPLVLAQERAPARHIYHQFTVRTPKRDALVGALADAGVGTAVHYPIPIPAQPMFAVRDVDRVFPNAARAAAEVVSLPCFPELSDDEVRSVADAVTAAIQRLA; encoded by the coding sequence GTGGCGGCGGCCGAGCGGGTGCTGGCCTCCTGCCGGTTCATCCTCGGGCCCGAGGTGGCGGCGCTCGAAGCCGAGCTGGCCGCGCTCTGCGGCACCCGTCACGGCATCGGCGTCAACTCGGGCACCGACGCGCTCGTGCTCGCCCTCAAGGCGGTGGGCGTCAAGCCCGGCGACGAGGTCATCACGTCGTCGTTCTCGTTCGTGGCGTCGGCCAGCGCCGTGCTGATGGTGGACGCCCGGCCCGTCTTTGTCGACATCGACCCGGTCACGTACAACCTCGACCCCGCGCTGGTGGCGCGGGCCGTGACGCCGCGGACGCGCGCCATCGTGGCGGTGGACCTCTACGGCCAGCCCGCCGCTATGGACGCGATCACCGACATCGCCCGCGCCCGCGGGCTCGCCGTCATCGAGGACGCGGCGCAGGCCGTGGGCGCCAGCTACGCCGGCCGGCCGGCCGGAGCCTGGGGCGACGTCGCCTGCCTCTCCTTCTACCCGACGAAGAACCTCGGCGCCTGTGGCGACGGCGGCATGGTCTTGACGGCCCGTGACGACGTCGCCCAGACGGTCCGGCGGCTCCGCGATCACGGCTCGCCGCGGAAGTACGAGCACGTGGAGCTCGGCTACTCGAGCCGGCTCGACGAGCTTCAGGCGGCGTTCCTGCGCGTGAAGCTCCGGCACCTGCCCGCTTGGAACGACAGGCGCCGCGAGATCGCCGCGCGCTACCGCGAGCTGCTGCAGGGCACGCCGCTGGTGCTGGCCCAGGAGCGGGCGCCGGCACGCCACATCTACCACCAGTTCACGGTCAGGACCCCGAAGCGGGACGCCCTCGTCGGGGCGCTCGCCGACGCCGGTGTCGGCACCGCCGTGCACTACCCGATCCCCATTCCCGCCCAGCCCATGTTCGCCGTGCGCGACGTCGACCGCGTCTTCCCCAACGCCGCGCGCGCGGCCGCCGAGGTCGTGTCCCTGCCGTGCTTCCCCGAGCTCAGCGACGACGAGGTCCGGAGCGTGGCCGACGCGGTCACGGCCGCGATCCAGAGGCTCGCGTGA
- the lptD gene encoding LPS assembly protein LptD, protein MSLSGPGGETNIVADRMQQVGGDSDLLLATGNVEITRGGNRLVADRVEINRATGEAVAQGKAVFFDGQDRLVGERIDFNLNTGTGVVYKGSTFVPPYYRLSADRMDRLGEGVYSVRQGIFTTCEGDDPAWSFRLGSAQADLEDLITGTDTSFLVKGFPVIPWVPFFAASIGRVRKSGFLFPEFGSNSRYGFLARTPYYWAINDSQDLTFALDVYTKRGIGADLDYRYILSRDTRGQLTAFGFNERFLNSAQSEGLPENRGYVKFQHIWQATPSLSFKLDSNVTSDDNIYKTYAVTTADRVRQIAETNAFVTQRWNSFNLVGRVYWYQDLTQTRAVELQRAPEIKLTSLRQPLPGVPGLLYEGQASFVNFVREVGSAGVRADFHPRLYMPVPVAGLFTVTPYAGGRLTFYNREVVGQAVSLGPVSATPVSIEATKNTDRLRQQIEGGLLVDARASRVYTLDGAGGISALEHVIEPRANFLEIRGLNQKANPQWEPGGGPTSRIDPGYEARTGIDAVNKANEVTYSLTNRLNARTTSGPNELPVRWEMARMTVSQTFNFLPVGTQFKDLLAEALVQPNEHLRFRADARYNVYDLGLRDANADISAVFRDFSANVGPRFNEQQGFRFIQAGGTVRLSRFVDAKVKSAWDVTAGRATEVRGGLDIHFDCWAITTEYVYRYGQDSEFRFSVNLLGIGQASTSAGGLGF, encoded by the coding sequence TTGTCCCTGAGCGGCCCGGGGGGTGAGACCAATATCGTCGCCGACCGGATGCAACAGGTTGGCGGCGACTCCGATCTCCTGTTGGCCACGGGCAACGTCGAGATCACCCGCGGAGGAAACCGGCTCGTCGCCGACCGCGTGGAGATCAACCGCGCCACCGGCGAGGCCGTCGCCCAGGGCAAGGCGGTGTTCTTCGACGGCCAGGACCGGCTCGTGGGGGAGCGCATCGATTTCAACCTCAATACCGGCACGGGCGTGGTCTACAAGGGCTCGACCTTCGTGCCGCCCTACTATCGCCTCTCCGCGGACCGGATGGACCGGCTGGGCGAGGGCGTCTACAGCGTCCGGCAGGGCATCTTCACCACGTGCGAGGGTGACGACCCCGCCTGGTCCTTCCGCCTCGGCTCGGCCCAGGCCGACCTCGAAGACCTGATCACCGGCACCGACACCTCGTTCCTCGTCAAGGGCTTCCCGGTCATTCCATGGGTGCCGTTCTTCGCGGCATCCATCGGGCGCGTGCGGAAGTCGGGGTTCCTCTTCCCCGAGTTCGGCTCCAACTCCCGCTACGGCTTCCTCGCGCGGACGCCGTACTACTGGGCCATCAACGATAGCCAGGATCTGACCTTTGCCCTCGATGTGTACACCAAGCGGGGGATAGGAGCCGACCTCGACTACCGCTACATCCTCTCGCGGGACACCCGCGGCCAGCTGACGGCGTTCGGATTCAACGAGAGGTTCCTCAACTCGGCGCAGTCGGAAGGGCTGCCCGAGAACCGCGGCTACGTCAAGTTCCAGCACATCTGGCAGGCGACGCCGAGCCTGTCCTTCAAGCTCGACTCCAACGTCACGTCCGACGACAACATCTACAAGACCTACGCCGTAACGACCGCGGACCGGGTCCGGCAGATCGCCGAGACGAACGCCTTCGTCACCCAGCGCTGGAACTCGTTCAACCTGGTCGGGCGCGTCTACTGGTACCAGGACCTGACGCAGACCCGCGCGGTCGAGCTCCAGCGGGCGCCGGAAATCAAGCTGACGAGCCTGCGCCAGCCCCTGCCCGGGGTCCCGGGCCTGCTCTACGAGGGGCAGGCGTCCTTCGTGAACTTCGTCCGCGAGGTCGGCTCCGCGGGAGTCCGCGCCGACTTCCACCCGCGCCTCTATATGCCCGTGCCGGTGGCGGGGCTCTTCACGGTGACGCCTTACGCCGGCGGCCGCCTGACCTTTTACAACCGAGAGGTGGTGGGACAGGCGGTCTCCCTCGGGCCGGTCTCGGCGACCCCGGTCTCCATCGAGGCGACGAAGAACACCGACCGACTGCGGCAGCAGATCGAGGGCGGTTTGCTCGTCGATGCGCGGGCCTCGCGCGTGTACACCCTCGACGGCGCCGGCGGCATATCCGCGCTCGAGCACGTCATCGAGCCGCGCGCCAACTTCCTCGAGATCCGCGGCCTCAACCAGAAGGCCAACCCGCAGTGGGAGCCGGGCGGGGGCCCGACGAGCCGCATCGACCCGGGTTACGAGGCGCGGACGGGCATCGACGCCGTCAACAAGGCCAACGAGGTGACGTACTCGCTGACGAACCGTCTGAACGCGCGGACCACGTCGGGGCCCAACGAGCTGCCGGTGCGCTGGGAGATGGCGCGGATGACGGTGAGCCAGACCTTCAACTTCCTCCCGGTCGGGACGCAGTTCAAGGACCTCCTGGCCGAGGCCCTCGTCCAGCCGAATGAGCACCTCCGGTTCCGCGCGGATGCCCGGTACAATGTCTACGACCTGGGGCTCCGGGACGCCAACGCGGACATCAGCGCGGTCTTCCGGGACTTCTCCGCGAACGTGGGGCCGCGCTTCAATGAGCAGCAGGGCTTTCGCTTCATACAGGCGGGCGGGACGGTGCGACTATCGCGGTTCGTGGACGCGAAAGTGAAGAGTGCCTGGGACGTCACTGCCGGGCGGGCGACGGAGGTCCGCGGGGGGCTCGACATTCACTTCGACTGCTGGGCGATCACGACCGAGTACGTCTACCGCTACGGCCAGGACAGCGAGTTCCGGTTCTCCGTCAACCTCCTGGGCATTGGACAGGCGAGCACGTCGGCGGGGGGGCTCGGCTTCTGA